From Actinopolyspora lacussalsi, a single genomic window includes:
- a CDS encoding 4-hydroxy-tetrahydrodipicolinate reductase (product_source=KO:K00215; cath_funfam=3.40.50.720; cog=COG0289; ko=KO:K00215; pfam=PF01113,PF05173; superfamily=51735,55347; tigrfam=TIGR00036): MRERGRGEQYRAGQEFVGQEFVGQEIVGQGTVQLSKGVEPVEPIRVGVLGARGKMGSEAVRAVGEAADTELVAEINREDSLRGLSEAGVQVAVDLTHPDSVMDNLAFCVEHGIHAVVGTSGVGTEELSRIRSWLGERPEIGVLVVPNFAIGAVLAMKFSEIAARYFDSAEIVESHHPRKADAPSGTAIRTARMISQARTAAGLDPMPDATTRDPEGARGAEIDDVHVHAVRMTGLVAHQEVLFGTEGETLTVRHDSYDRRSFMPGLLLAVREIERRKGVTVGLDPLLGL, translated from the coding sequence GTGCGCGAGCGGGGGCGGGGCGAGCAATATCGTGCCGGGCAGGAGTTCGTCGGGCAGGAGTTCGTCGGGCAGGAGATCGTCGGGCAGGGAACCGTGCAACTTTCGAAAGGAGTCGAGCCGGTGGAGCCGATCAGGGTCGGAGTACTCGGTGCGCGCGGGAAAATGGGGTCCGAGGCCGTTCGAGCCGTCGGGGAGGCAGCCGACACCGAACTGGTCGCCGAGATCAATCGGGAGGATTCGCTGCGTGGGTTGTCCGAGGCCGGGGTTCAGGTGGCGGTGGATCTGACCCATCCGGATTCGGTCATGGACAACCTGGCGTTCTGCGTGGAACACGGCATCCACGCGGTGGTCGGCACGAGCGGGGTCGGCACCGAAGAGCTGAGCAGAATTCGGAGTTGGCTCGGTGAACGGCCGGAGATCGGCGTGCTCGTGGTCCCGAACTTCGCCATCGGCGCGGTACTGGCCATGAAGTTCTCCGAGATCGCGGCGAGATACTTCGATTCGGCCGAGATCGTCGAATCGCACCACCCCCGCAAGGCCGATGCCCCGTCCGGAACCGCGATCCGTACCGCACGGATGATCTCCCAGGCCAGGACGGCGGCGGGACTGGATCCCATGCCCGATGCGACCACCAGGGACCCGGAGGGCGCCCGTGGCGCGGAGATCGACGACGTTCACGTGCACGCGGTGCGCATGACCGGTCTGGTCGCGCATCAGGAAGTGCTGTTCGGCACCGAGGGGGAGACACTGACGGTGCGGCACGACTCCTACGACCGGCGTTCGTTCATGCCCGGCCTGTTGCTCGCGGTGCGCGAGATCGAGCGGCGCAAGGGAGTCACCGTGGGGCTGGATCCCCTGTTGGGGCTGTGA
- a CDS encoding cytochrome c-type biogenesis protein CcmH/NrfG (product_source=COG4235; cog=COG4235; smart=SM00028; superfamily=48452; transmembrane_helix_parts=Inside_1_11,TMhelix_12_34,Outside_35_43,TMhelix_44_66,Inside_67_160): MSESAKRRSWSPGARGAALLLALVLAVYLVLLGQRAVTMLFSGVPVFAVLGVAVFVLPVLGAVLVLDQIRFGMRTQHLAERMSDEGTLPDVSHLPLRPSGRVRRDAADEWFEGKRAELERTPNDWRAWYALAQAYDLAGDRNRGRRSMRRAIELERRDSE, encoded by the coding sequence ATGTCCGAGAGCGCGAAACGCCGTTCGTGGTCGCCGGGCGCGCGTGGAGCCGCGTTGCTGCTCGCGCTCGTGCTCGCGGTGTACCTGGTTCTGCTGGGGCAGCGGGCGGTGACAATGCTGTTCAGCGGTGTTCCGGTGTTCGCGGTGCTCGGCGTGGCCGTGTTCGTCCTTCCGGTGCTCGGTGCTGTTCTGGTGCTCGACCAGATCCGGTTCGGGATGCGTACGCAGCACCTCGCGGAGCGGATGAGTGACGAGGGAACACTGCCGGACGTGTCGCATCTGCCGCTTCGTCCCTCGGGCCGAGTGCGGCGCGATGCCGCCGACGAGTGGTTCGAGGGCAAGCGCGCGGAACTGGAGCGGACCCCGAACGACTGGCGGGCGTGGTACGCCCTGGCGCAGGCCTATGATCTGGCGGGCGACCGGAACCGCGGCCGTCGTTCGATGCGCAGGGCCATCGAGCTGGAGCGGCGGGATTCCGAGTGA
- a CDS encoding GNAT superfamily N-acetyltransferase (product_source=COG0454; cog=COG0454; pfam=PF00583; superfamily=55729): MADAEVRTATVADAAEIARIQLDTWRSAYTELLPPGVLDELTQDTTERQWSEAVAESATTVLLATEGSWTVGFCVGGTAPAGETAAADGSVPEDANHTGLVSTLLVEPRWGRRGHGGRLLGTLAQRLREAGNTRGIAWIPEADEASMAFYRGVGWEPDGTVRTLDAGGRPLRELRVTGSLELRFE, from the coding sequence ATGGCCGACGCCGAGGTACGGACCGCCACAGTCGCGGACGCGGCAGAGATCGCCCGGATTCAGCTCGACACCTGGCGCAGTGCCTACACGGAGCTACTGCCGCCCGGTGTGCTGGATGAGCTCACCCAGGACACCACGGAGCGGCAGTGGTCGGAGGCCGTGGCGGAGAGCGCGACGACGGTTCTGCTCGCCACGGAGGGAAGCTGGACGGTCGGCTTCTGCGTGGGCGGTACCGCTCCAGCGGGGGAGACGGCCGCGGCGGACGGCTCCGTACCAGAGGACGCGAACCACACCGGACTCGTGAGCACCCTGCTCGTGGAGCCGCGTTGGGGACGCAGGGGGCACGGTGGCAGACTGCTCGGCACCCTGGCCCAACGGCTGCGAGAAGCGGGCAACACCAGGGGCATCGCCTGGATCCCGGAAGCCGACGAAGCGTCCATGGCCTTCTACCGCGGTGTCGGTTGGGAGCCGGACGGAACGGTCCGGACCCTGGACGCCGGGGGCAGACCACTGCGTGAACTCCGCGTCACCGGATCTCTGGAGCTGCGTTTCGAGTGA
- a CDS encoding uncharacterized protein YcaQ (product_source=COG3214; cog=COG3214; ko=KO:K09927; pfam=PF06224; superfamily=140591,46785), with protein MRTIGIAAARRIALAAQGFSDTPATGTSDRGRLRRVLRRTNLLQLDSVNVAVRAHYMPLFSRIGGYDRSSLDDAAWNPGSRRLLVEYWAHEASLIPLADWPLLRWRMREYADTSRRRYRRLLERAPGLTDEVRTAVKESGPVSAAELEREIGGSKTGTGTWWNRSDTKHACELLFAAGELTTATRRGFQRHYDLVERVLPPEILAQDPPVDEAVRTLVSRAARAFGIATEPDLRDYYRLSPERSRAAVNELVEQGELRPVTVEGWSDRAYVHRGARTPRSVGARALLCPFDPLIWFRPRAERLFGFRYRIEIYVPREQREYGYYVFPFLLDDRIVARVDLKADRQEGVLRVPGVFAEPDVEHDRVASELGAALREMADWLGLGEVVVGERGDLATGLRLVA; from the coding sequence ATGCGCACGATCGGTATCGCGGCGGCTCGACGGATCGCGCTGGCCGCCCAGGGATTCTCCGACACTCCGGCAACCGGCACCTCGGATCGCGGGCGGCTGCGCCGTGTACTGCGACGTACGAACCTGCTGCAGCTCGACTCGGTCAACGTGGCGGTACGTGCCCACTACATGCCCCTGTTCAGCAGGATCGGCGGTTACGACAGGTCGTCGCTCGACGACGCCGCATGGAATCCCGGCTCCCGTCGTCTGCTGGTGGAGTACTGGGCACACGAGGCCTCGTTGATCCCGTTGGCCGATTGGCCGTTACTGCGCTGGCGGATGCGGGAATACGCCGACACCTCACGGCGCCGCTACCGTCGGCTGTTGGAGCGCGCGCCCGGACTGACCGACGAGGTGCGTACCGCTGTGAAGGAGAGCGGCCCGGTCAGTGCGGCGGAGTTGGAACGCGAGATCGGCGGGTCCAAGACGGGAACCGGCACCTGGTGGAACCGTTCGGACACCAAACACGCCTGCGAGCTGCTGTTCGCCGCCGGGGAACTGACCACGGCCACCCGACGCGGTTTCCAACGCCACTACGATCTCGTCGAGCGCGTGCTGCCCCCCGAGATCCTGGCCCAGGATCCACCGGTGGACGAGGCTGTGCGGACCCTGGTCTCCCGTGCCGCCCGTGCGTTCGGCATCGCCACCGAGCCGGATCTGCGGGATTACTACCGACTGTCTCCGGAGCGTTCCCGCGCGGCGGTGAACGAACTCGTCGAGCAGGGCGAGCTTCGTCCCGTCACCGTCGAGGGCTGGTCGGATCGGGCCTACGTGCATCGCGGTGCTCGTACGCCCCGTTCGGTCGGAGCTCGGGCACTGCTCTGCCCGTTCGACCCGCTGATCTGGTTCCGCCCCAGAGCCGAGCGACTGTTCGGCTTCCGGTACCGCATCGAGATCTACGTGCCCCGGGAGCAGCGGGAGTACGGGTACTACGTGTTCCCGTTCCTGCTGGACGATCGGATCGTGGCGCGCGTGGATCTCAAGGCCGATCGCCAGGAGGGCGTGTTGCGCGTTCCGGGGGTGTTCGCCGAGCCGGACGTCGAGCACGATCGGGTTGCCTCCGAGCTGGGCGCCGCACTGCGCGAGATGGCCGACTGGCTCGGGTTGGGCGAGGTGGTCGTCGGAGAGCGCGGTGATCTCGCCACCGGGTTGCGCCTCGTGGCGTGA
- a CDS encoding hypothetical protein (product_source=Hypo-rule applied; superfamily=51344), with translation MSEHSEPPPRELVRDREFRVSGPVELDLSNGLGPIEVELEESETVRVEVRHEPEHGYPDWRGGLSGLLNWVSEQFNETGIKPGNGRGNGGTREGERALNAAAEAVQQTRVDMTNSRVAVHPPTTVPLRSVPLALRVHAPTGSRVNARTGPGSIRIGGSSGRLSLQSGSGSVLTDEATGTATVRTGSGQVRLGTVRAGLQARSGSGSIEIAAIDAASSVVTGSGSVWLGRIADDLLVRSGSGDITVAEGTAGQVELITGSGELQFAVGRGVTAEVDLTSSTGSISSELEVSTEPPDTEPALKLFGRTGSGQALLTSAV, from the coding sequence ATGAGCGAACATTCGGAGCCGCCGCCCCGGGAACTCGTGCGTGACCGTGAGTTCCGGGTCTCGGGGCCGGTCGAACTGGACCTGAGTAACGGCCTCGGCCCGATCGAGGTCGAGCTGGAGGAGTCCGAGACGGTTCGGGTGGAGGTGCGGCACGAGCCGGAGCACGGCTATCCGGACTGGCGAGGCGGGCTCAGCGGACTGCTGAACTGGGTCAGCGAGCAGTTCAACGAAACCGGCATCAAGCCCGGGAACGGACGCGGCAACGGCGGCACCCGCGAGGGAGAACGCGCACTGAACGCGGCGGCGGAGGCGGTACAGCAGACGCGGGTGGACATGACCAACAGCCGAGTGGCCGTGCATCCGCCCACCACGGTGCCGCTGCGCTCGGTACCACTGGCGCTTCGGGTACACGCTCCGACCGGTTCCCGGGTCAACGCACGAACCGGGCCGGGCTCCATCCGGATCGGCGGCAGTTCGGGGCGGCTGAGCCTGCAAAGCGGTTCCGGCTCGGTACTCACCGACGAGGCAACCGGCACCGCGACCGTGCGAACCGGGTCCGGACAGGTCCGGCTCGGAACCGTGCGGGCCGGGCTACAGGCACGCAGCGGAAGCGGAAGCATCGAGATCGCCGCGATCGACGCCGCCTCCTCGGTGGTGACCGGCAGCGGCAGCGTGTGGCTGGGCAGGATCGCCGACGATCTGCTGGTGCGTTCCGGCAGCGGTGACATCACCGTCGCCGAGGGAACGGCGGGGCAGGTGGAACTGATCACCGGCTCAGGAGAACTGCAGTTCGCCGTGGGACGCGGCGTCACCGCGGAGGTGGACCTGACGTCCTCGACCGGCAGCATATCCAGCGAGCTGGAGGTTTCCACGGAACCGCCCGACACGGAGCCCGCGCTGAAACTCTTCGGCCGCACCGGCAGCGGGCAGGCACTGTTGACCTCGGCTGTCTGA
- a CDS encoding hypothetical protein (product_source=Hypo-rule applied; cath_funfam=1.10.1220.10; pfam=PF05534; superfamily=47598) — translation MDLSSHISQLREDLTAAASMGDEDTRHAATLLAGALEPAVRLTLMNALSDLAAEVTTQLDGRVVDVRLEGRDVRAVVSGPSEHRRESTEEEPPQPPPSGDSGDISRITLRLLDEIKGQAEQAASTQGVSLNTWVARAVQGALHGNRPHGAWNGGGPEQPGRSGDSGQDVPDSSRLWGWVTG, via the coding sequence ATGGATTTGAGCTCGCACATCAGCCAACTCCGTGAGGACCTGACGGCGGCGGCATCGATGGGGGACGAGGACACCCGACACGCCGCGACCCTGTTGGCGGGGGCGCTGGAGCCGGCTGTTCGGCTGACCCTGATGAACGCGCTGTCCGATCTGGCTGCGGAGGTGACCACGCAGCTGGACGGCCGCGTGGTCGACGTGCGCCTCGAAGGCAGGGACGTACGCGCGGTGGTGAGCGGGCCGAGCGAACACCGCCGGGAGAGCACCGAGGAGGAGCCACCACAGCCACCTCCCAGCGGTGACAGCGGCGACATCAGCAGAATCACGCTGCGACTGCTGGACGAGATCAAGGGACAGGCGGAACAGGCCGCCTCCACGCAGGGTGTCTCGTTGAACACCTGGGTGGCCAGGGCCGTGCAGGGGGCGCTGCACGGCAACCGGCCGCACGGCGCCTGGAACGGCGGCGGACCGGAGCAGCCGGGCCGCTCCGGGGACTCCGGCCAGGACGTTCCCGACTCCTCCCGACTGTGGGGATGGGTCACCGGCTAG
- a CDS encoding thymidylate synthase (FAD) (product_source=KO:K03465; cog=COG1351; ko=KO:K03465; pfam=PF02511; superfamily=69796; tigrfam=TIGR02170) — MTEIVPPKVRLIGKTEFFPPEDVDWSTDADGGQALAEFAGRACYQSWSKPNPATATNAGYLDHIMEVGHLSVLEHGTVTFYISGVSRSLTHELIRHRHFSYSQLSQRYVPERDAGMVEPDIIAEDPELHEKFLAATKAGLEAYADLQQALQDKFADEPKATLRRKQARQAARAVLPNATETRIVVTGNYRAWRHFVAMRASEHADVEIRGLAVECLRQLRGVAPNVFGDFEITELRDGTEVASSPYVTEG; from the coding sequence GTGACCGAGATCGTTCCGCCGAAGGTACGGCTGATCGGCAAGACCGAGTTCTTCCCGCCCGAAGACGTGGACTGGTCGACCGATGCCGACGGGGGACAGGCGTTGGCGGAGTTCGCGGGTCGTGCCTGTTACCAGTCCTGGAGCAAACCGAATCCCGCCACCGCGACCAACGCCGGGTACCTGGACCACATCATGGAGGTCGGGCATCTCTCCGTGCTCGAACACGGAACCGTGACCTTCTACATCAGCGGCGTCTCCCGTTCGTTGACCCACGAGCTGATCCGCCACCGGCATTTCTCCTACTCCCAGCTGTCGCAGCGTTACGTCCCCGAGCGGGACGCGGGCATGGTCGAGCCCGACATCATCGCCGAGGACCCCGAGCTGCACGAGAAGTTCCTGGCCGCGACGAAGGCGGGGCTGGAGGCCTACGCGGATCTGCAACAGGCGCTGCAGGACAAGTTCGCCGACGAGCCCAAGGCGACGCTGCGCCGCAAGCAGGCCAGGCAGGCCGCCCGTGCCGTGCTGCCCAACGCCACCGAGACGCGCATCGTCGTCACCGGTAACTACCGCGCCTGGCGGCACTTCGTCGCGATGCGCGCCAGTGAGCACGCCGATGTGGAGATCCGCGGGCTGGCCGTGGAATGCCTCAGGCAGTTGCGGGGAGTGGCCCCCAACGTCTTCGGTGACTTCGAGATCACCGAACTGCGGGACGGCACCGAGGTGGCTTCGAGTCCGTACGTGACCGAGGGCTGA
- a CDS encoding uncharacterized protein (TIGR03085 family) (product_source=TIGR03085; superfamily=109854,55718; tigrfam=TIGR03085) gives MGVANDERQQLCDLFERLGPEAPTLCHGWSTRDLAVHLVVREHRPDAAGGKLLKALADRGERVRGELAQLQWEELVDRVRQGPPKWNPLGIGAVNEGVNSAEYYVHHEDVRRAQPGWQPRPEDPERSEALWKALSRTARYFYGRSPVGVVLRRPDGHEVSAKNGPRTVRILGSSEELLLHAFGRKPAQVSFEGNEADVLAVEDLRRSV, from the coding sequence ATGGGTGTGGCTAACGACGAACGTCAGCAATTGTGTGATCTGTTCGAGCGGTTGGGGCCGGAGGCGCCGACGCTGTGCCACGGTTGGTCGACGCGTGATCTGGCCGTTCACCTGGTGGTACGGGAACACCGCCCGGACGCGGCGGGTGGGAAGCTGCTGAAGGCACTGGCCGATCGAGGGGAACGTGTTCGGGGCGAACTGGCTCAACTCCAGTGGGAGGAGCTGGTCGATCGGGTACGTCAGGGGCCGCCGAAGTGGAACCCACTCGGTATCGGGGCGGTCAACGAGGGTGTGAACAGCGCCGAGTACTACGTGCATCACGAGGACGTCCGCCGGGCACAGCCGGGGTGGCAGCCGCGACCGGAGGACCCGGAGCGTTCGGAGGCCCTCTGGAAGGCGTTGTCCCGCACCGCCAGGTACTTCTACGGCCGCAGCCCGGTGGGCGTGGTGCTTCGTCGTCCGGACGGCCACGAGGTCTCCGCGAAGAACGGGCCGCGGACGGTGCGCATCCTCGGTTCCTCGGAGGAGCTCCTGCTGCACGCCTTCGGCAGGAAGCCCGCGCAGGTCAGCTTCGAGGGGAACGAGGCCGACGTGCTGGCGGTGGAGGATCTTCGCCGTAGCGTCTGA
- a CDS encoding 4-hydroxy-tetrahydrodipicolinate synthase (product_source=KO:K01714; cath_funfam=3.20.20.70; cog=COG0329; ko=KO:K01714; pfam=PF00701; smart=SM01130; superfamily=51569; tigrfam=TIGR00674): MTVSPTATEGRPFGRVLTAMVTPFDTDGNLDTALAQQLACYLVDRLGNDGLVVNGTTGESPTTTTEEKERLLRAVSEAVGDRATVVAGAGTNDTAHSVELARGAEKAGAHGLLVVTPYYSKPPQEGLYSHFTTVADATELPVMLYDIPPRSVVPIQTETLKRLAEHPRIKAVKDSKHDLLAGSDVIANSDLVYYSGEDPLNLPWLSTGAVGFVSVVGHVVGDRLRQMLDAHESGDVATAREIHYGLLPVYRSMNFVGGVIFSKTALRLCGYETGQPRLPLPSATDEQVRIIASDLWDAGLVLVNPDAATEVTSR; the protein is encoded by the coding sequence ATGACCGTCAGTCCCACAGCTACCGAAGGTCGTCCTTTCGGGCGCGTTCTCACCGCCATGGTTACCCCGTTCGACACGGACGGGAATCTCGACACGGCTCTCGCGCAACAGCTGGCCTGTTATCTGGTGGACCGGCTGGGTAACGACGGCCTGGTCGTCAACGGCACCACCGGTGAGAGCCCAACCACCACCACCGAGGAGAAGGAACGGCTGCTGCGTGCCGTCTCCGAGGCCGTCGGGGATCGTGCCACCGTGGTCGCGGGGGCGGGAACGAACGACACCGCGCACTCCGTGGAACTGGCGCGCGGGGCCGAGAAGGCCGGGGCCCACGGGCTGCTCGTGGTCACCCCTTACTACTCCAAGCCGCCGCAGGAAGGGCTGTACTCGCACTTCACCACGGTCGCCGATGCCACGGAACTCCCCGTGATGCTCTACGACATCCCGCCGCGTTCGGTGGTTCCGATCCAGACCGAGACGCTCAAGCGGCTCGCCGAGCACCCCCGCATCAAGGCGGTCAAGGACTCCAAGCACGATCTGCTCGCGGGCAGCGACGTGATCGCCAATTCCGACCTCGTGTACTACTCCGGCGAGGATCCGCTGAACCTGCCGTGGCTGTCCACCGGGGCGGTCGGTTTCGTCAGCGTGGTGGGGCACGTGGTCGGTGACCGGCTGCGCCAGATGTTGGACGCGCACGAGTCCGGTGACGTCGCCACCGCCCGTGAGATTCACTACGGGCTGCTCCCGGTCTACCGGTCGATGAACTTCGTCGGTGGTGTGATCTTCTCCAAGACGGCACTGCGCCTGTGTGGTTACGAGACGGGGCAACCCCGGCTCCCGTTGCCGTCGGCCACGGACGAACAGGTGCGCATCATCGCCAGCGATCTGTGGGATGCTGGTCTGGTCCTGGTCAATCCCGATGCGGCAACCGAGGTGACATCGCGTTGA
- a CDS encoding ribonuclease J (product_source=KO:K12574; cath_funfam=3.60.15.10; cog=COG0595; ko=KO:K12574; pfam=PF07521,PF12706; smart=SM00849; superfamily=56281; tigrfam=TIGR00649), with amino-acid sequence MTARATSTEKHPLTPTSATPAPPPLEEGALRVVALGGIGEVGRNMTVFEYDGRLLVVDCGVLFPEDDSPGVDLILPDFGPIENRLEEIEAIVLTHGHEDHIGALPFLLRQRPELPVIGSGFTLALLSAKCQEHRLTPRLVEVEEGQRSSHGEFDLEFFAVNHSIPDALAVAIRTPAGTVLHTGDIKLDQLPLDGRLTDLAGFARMGGEGVDLFLVDSTNSEVPGFVTPEREIGPVLDSVIGRATQRVIVACFASHVHRVQQVLDVATSYGRKVCLVGRSMVRNMGIAAEHGILRVPEGALVDLDEALQMSSDSVVFVSTGSQGEPLSALSRMARGEHKQISIQHGDTVILASSMIPGNETAVFGVVNGLVRLGAEVVHQGSAKVHVSGHASAGELLYLYNAVRPANVMPVHGEWRHLRANAELATLTGVQPDRVVIAEDGVVVDLVDGIASIAGRVEVGHVYVDGLSVGDVGESTLSDRLVLGEGGFISITVAVEAGTGRAVSPPTVSGRGFSDDPKALDGVVPLVEMELSRTEAEGISDTHRIAQTVRRTVGKWVADTYRRRPMIVPNVLPVSS; translated from the coding sequence TTGACAGCACGCGCAACGTCGACCGAGAAACATCCCCTGACACCGACGTCGGCGACTCCGGCCCCACCTCCGTTGGAGGAAGGGGCGCTACGGGTGGTCGCCCTCGGCGGTATCGGTGAGGTCGGCAGGAACATGACCGTGTTCGAGTACGACGGTCGGTTGCTGGTGGTCGACTGCGGTGTGCTGTTCCCGGAGGACGATTCCCCCGGAGTGGATCTGATACTGCCCGACTTCGGCCCGATCGAGAACCGCCTCGAGGAGATCGAGGCGATCGTGCTCACGCACGGGCACGAGGACCACATCGGCGCCCTGCCCTTCCTGCTGCGGCAACGCCCGGAGCTGCCGGTGATCGGTTCCGGCTTCACGCTCGCGCTGCTGTCCGCCAAGTGCCAGGAACACCGGTTGACGCCGCGGCTGGTCGAGGTCGAGGAGGGGCAGCGCAGCAGTCACGGCGAGTTCGACCTGGAGTTCTTCGCCGTCAACCACTCGATTCCGGACGCGCTGGCGGTGGCGATCCGCACCCCCGCGGGGACGGTGCTGCACACCGGTGACATCAAGCTGGACCAGCTGCCGCTGGACGGTCGGTTGACCGACCTCGCGGGATTCGCGCGGATGGGCGGTGAGGGAGTCGATCTGTTCCTGGTCGATTCCACCAACTCCGAGGTGCCCGGCTTCGTCACCCCGGAACGCGAGATCGGCCCCGTGCTGGACTCGGTGATAGGACGAGCCACGCAGCGTGTGATCGTGGCCTGCTTCGCCAGCCACGTACACCGGGTGCAGCAGGTGCTCGACGTGGCGACCTCCTACGGGCGCAAGGTCTGCCTGGTGGGGCGCTCCATGGTGCGCAACATGGGGATCGCCGCCGAGCACGGCATCCTGCGGGTTCCGGAGGGAGCCCTGGTCGACCTGGACGAGGCGCTGCAGATGTCGTCCGACTCCGTGGTGTTCGTCTCCACTGGATCGCAGGGGGAGCCGCTGTCGGCGCTGTCACGGATGGCCCGTGGCGAGCACAAGCAGATCAGCATCCAGCACGGCGACACCGTCATCCTGGCGAGCTCGATGATTCCCGGCAACGAGACGGCGGTTTTCGGCGTCGTCAACGGCTTGGTCCGGCTGGGGGCCGAGGTGGTCCACCAGGGGAGCGCCAAGGTGCACGTCTCCGGGCACGCCTCGGCGGGCGAACTGCTCTACCTGTACAACGCGGTGCGCCCGGCCAACGTGATGCCGGTGCACGGGGAGTGGCGGCACCTGCGGGCCAATGCCGAACTGGCCACCCTCACCGGGGTGCAACCCGACCGGGTGGTGATCGCCGAGGACGGCGTCGTGGTGGACCTGGTCGACGGTATCGCCAGCATCGCGGGCCGGGTCGAGGTCGGACACGTCTACGTGGACGGACTCTCGGTCGGTGACGTCGGCGAGTCCACGTTGTCCGATCGGCTGGTGCTCGGTGAGGGCGGCTTCATCTCCATCACGGTGGCGGTGGAGGCCGGTACGGGACGCGCGGTATCACCCCCGACGGTCTCGGGCCGGGGCTTCTCGGACGACCCCAAGGCGCTCGACGGGGTCGTTCCGCTGGTGGAGATGGAACTCTCGCGGACCGAGGCCGAGGGCATCAGTGATACGCACCGCATCGCGCAGACGGTGCGGCGTACGGTCGGCAAGTGGGTCGCCGACACCTACCGGCGTCGTCCGATGATCGTGCCCAACGTGCTTCCGGTGAGTTCCTGA
- a CDS encoding hypothetical protein (product_source=Hypo-rule applied; cleavage_site_network=SignalP-noTM; superfamily=143744) yields MSAAAAGLMAVGSPAMADSYDNDGINVLNDNNISVLPIQLCGNNVGVLGVAGNIGSSQNSKCVNAPIVDHAKIR; encoded by the coding sequence GTGTCGGCAGCCGCCGCCGGTCTCATGGCCGTGGGATCGCCCGCCATGGCCGACAGCTATGACAACGACGGCATCAACGTCCTCAACGACAACAACATCAGCGTCCTGCCGATCCAGCTCTGCGGGAACAACGTCGGTGTGCTCGGCGTCGCCGGCAACATCGGTTCCTCGCAGAACAGCAAGTGCGTCAACGCACCCATCGTTGACCACGCCAAGATTCGCTGA